The nucleotide sequence ATCAGGTCGTCACCATGGCCGCCCTGGGCGCGACTTTCCCTCTTCTCGGAACACAGAACGGCTGGTACAAGGTTTCCCTGCAGGCCCCTGCACCCCAGCCGGCTGCGACTCCGGAACAGATCGAGGCCGCCCAGAATGAATTTCTGGCCGCCTACAAGGTCTACACCCAGGCCGCGCTGAAGGGCGGCCGCAACGGCGCAGCCGCCCAGAAGGCCCTCGCCGGATTCAAGTCGACCTATGCGACATACAAAGCCCTGGCCCAGACAAGCCAGGACCTGAAAAATATCCGCGCCGGCAAAGCAACCGTGGACAAAGTCGTCATCAGCAAAACGGATTTCACCTCGACCGTGTATTCCAACGGCAAGATCGTGCGGGTGTTCCCGATCGCCTACGGCGCCAACCCGGACGGGCTCAACAAGAAAGGGGAAGGCGATTCTCGCACCCCTGAGGGAACCTTCAAGATCGCCAACAAGGCCAAAAACCCGGCCTACAAGAACATCCCCGGCGGCGTTCCGTCCAACCCCCTCGGCACCCGCTGGATGGGCCTGAACACGTGGGGCGGCAGCATTGGCATGCACGGAACCTCGGCGCCGGCGTCGATCGGCTCGCGCGCGTCGCACGGGTGCGTTCGCATGTATACGGCCGATGCCGAAGAACTGTTCGATCTCGTCCGCGTCGGCACCCCCGTCATCATCGAGCCGGTCAAGAGCAACTGACCCTGAGCCAAGGAGTTCCCCATGCGCCGCAACCTGTTGCCTGCCCTGTTTCTGTTCGCGAACCTGATGTCAGTCGGCCTGGCGGCTCCCGCCCAGACCGCTTCTCCCGATGCATTGAAGGCACGCGCTCTCGCCCCGCAGACGACCTCCGTCGCCGCGATCAATGAAGGCGCCAAGCTCCTTTCGGCAGGCCGCTCACTCGAGGCGGAAGAGGCGCTGCAGAAAGCCGTCGCAGCCAATCCCGCATCCGCCGAGGGGTTCTACAACCTCGGCCTCGCACTGGCCTTCAATGGAAAGCACGGCGATGCGCTTGAAGCCTACAAAAAGGCCCTCAGCCTGCGCGCCGATTTTCCCGAAGCGTCTCTGGGCCTCGGAACCACCTTGCTCACCCTCGGTCAGCCGCAACCGGCTCTCGAAGCGTTCGAAGCCGTGCTGGCGCGCACCCCCGATTCTCCCGTCGGGCAAGCCGCCCTCTTCAACAAGGGAACCGCTCTCGGCCATCTGAAGCGCTACACCGAGGCTGAACTCGCCCTCTCGGAAGCCCTGGCCGCGAATCCCGACGATCCCTCGCCGGCGTTCCAGATCGGCAGACTGAAGATGGAACAGCAGAAATGGAAGGATGCGCTCGGCTGGCTCGAAACCACCGCGGCCGCCTTTCCCCTCGAAGCCAACCTGCTCAGCGGAAAGGCCCATATCCAGCTGAAGGACGGAGCCGCCGCCGAAAAATCGCTGAAACTCGCCGCCGACAGCCTGGCCGCCGCCGCCATCGCAGATGACGCCAGGGCCCGATTGTCCGGGGAAATCGCGCGCCTTCGCCAGGAAGCCGCCCAGCTCGCCCCAAAATAATCAGCCTTCATTCCGAGCGGCCCCGGAGAATCACCTTCCCGGGGCCGCTCGCGCCACCGGAATATTACATTTCATGATATTCATCATCTTCGGGACCGGCCAAAGGCAACGTGTTTCGAGTTGGAAGCGGCGCACGCCGCCTGTATAATCTGGAACGGACGACCGGCCGCGCAAGGTGCCGTCACAGGCATTCGTACGGCGACCGGAAGCGAAGTCCGAATCGGTATCGAGGAGTTCGGCACATGACGAAACGTTCCCGGAAGATGCGGACCCTGGCGACGGGACTTCTGGCCCTCGGCGTCTGGTGCGGGGCGTCGGACGGCACGGACGGGCGCGCCTCTCGCGCGCCCCTCTCCTGGCGGCAGATCGACGAGCGATATGCATACGACGGGAACGATCTCGGCTGCACCCTGAAAAACGGCCAGGCCAATCTCGCGCTCTGGGCTCCGCTCGCGACGAAGGTCGATGTCATCATCTTCGACAAGCGCGACCAAACCCGGGAGGTGGCCCGCCTCCCGCTGCATCGCGGCGATCGGGGCGTCTGGCGCTGCACCGTCGCGCCGGCGGACCTTCCGGCGCCCTCGCCCGCCAATGTGCGCGGCTATTATTACCAGTTCGAGGTTGCCAATCCCGGTCTGCCCGCGAAACGCGTGCTCGACCCCTACGCCCGCTCGATGGCGCCGGTCACGATACATCCGTCGGGCGCCTCCGCCGGATCGAGCCGGGACATGGTCGGCAAGGCGGCGTTCGTCGACCCCGGCCTGGCCGGCACAACGCCGGCGCCAGGATATATTACCAACTATACGAAACGGGAGGATGCCGTCATTTACGAGGTGCATGTGCGCGACTTCACGGCCGATCCCGGAATTGCCGGCGATCTCGAGGCGCGCTGGGGAACGTTCAAAGCGTTCAGGGAACGGCTCCCCTACATCAAAGAGTTGGGCGTGACGCACATCCAGCTCCTGCCCGTCATGGCGTGGTATTTCGGTGACGAGACGCGCATGTACGAGCGCGAACTCGCGTGGTCGACCCAAAACAACCAGTACAACTGGGGCTACGACCCCCACTCGTATTTCTCGCCCGACGGCGCGTATTCCGAACGCCCCGAAGACCCCGAACGCCGCATCGCCGAACTGAAAGAGCTGGTCGATGCCGTTCACGCCGCCGGCATGGGCGTCATCCTCGACGTGGTCTACACGCACATGGCGAAGGCCGAGTTCCTGAACGACATCGTTCCCGACTACTACTTTTTCAGGGATCCCCAAGGAAACCTGCTGGGGGATTTCGGCAACAACCTTGCCACCAACCGCAGGATGACCACCAAACTGCTGACCGACTCGGTGTCCTACTGGTTCCGCGAGTACGGCATCGACGGCATGCGCTGGGACATGATGGGCGACGCCACGCAGGATGCGGTCCAGCGAGCGTTCGACGCGGCCGTCGCGATCAATCCCCGGGCCATCTTCATCGGCGAGGGGTGGCGCACGTTCAAGGGACACATCGAAGACCCGGCCCTCGCCGGAAAAGGCGCAGACCAGGACTGGATGGCCGTCACGGACAGCGTCGGCGTGTTTTCGGACGAGTTCCGCAACGAGCTGAAATCGGGCTTCGGCTGT is from Candidatus Ozemobacteraceae bacterium and encodes:
- a CDS encoding L,D-transpeptidase family protein, yielding MKRTRRIRVLLAICLIAALSASLFAQARSPFGGQNVTTGQDNAATPTGESRAQPTPAEKPDTGAVAWIRQDMVRQSGSTVVVIKDNVNARSGPATTYQVVTMAALGATFPLLGTQNGWYKVSLQAPAPQPAATPEQIEAAQNEFLAAYKVYTQAALKGGRNGAAAQKALAGFKSTYATYKALAQTSQDLKNIRAGKATVDKVVISKTDFTSTVYSNGKIVRVFPIAYGANPDGLNKKGEGDSRTPEGTFKIANKAKNPAYKNIPGGVPSNPLGTRWMGLNTWGGSIGMHGTSAPASIGSRASHGCVRMYTADAEELFDLVRVGTPVIIEPVKSN
- a CDS encoding alpha-amylase family glycosyl hydrolase; protein product: MTKRSRKMRTLATGLLALGVWCGASDGTDGRASRAPLSWRQIDERYAYDGNDLGCTLKNGQANLALWAPLATKVDVIIFDKRDQTREVARLPLHRGDRGVWRCTVAPADLPAPSPANVRGYYYQFEVANPGLPAKRVLDPYARSMAPVTIHPSGASAGSSRDMVGKAAFVDPGLAGTTPAPGYITNYTKREDAVIYEVHVRDFTADPGIAGDLEARWGTFKAFRERLPYIKELGVTHIQLLPVMAWYFGDETRMYERELAWSTQNNQYNWGYDPHSYFSPDGAYSERPEDPERRIAELKELVDAVHAAGMGVILDVVYTHMAKAEFLNDIVPDYYFFRDPQGNLLGDFGNNLATNRRMTTKLLTDSVSYWFREYGIDGMRWDMMGDATQDAVQRAFDAAVAINPRAIFIGEGWRTFKGHIEDPALAGKGADQDWMAVTDSVGVFSDEFRNELKSGFGCEGEPRFLTGGPRNVRKLFAAIKAQPSNTPATTPGDMVQYIEAHDNLPLHDVIAQAIKKDPWIPENEAEILRRIRLGNAILLTSQGTAFLHAGQEFGRTKQWLGAGKPEHKFHELTDASGKPFRHPYFIHDSYDSSDAVNLFDWARATDAKRFPEHHLTREFTRGLIALRRSTDAFRLGSRELVDKNVVLIEAPEVEAEDLVIAWRSTATGGETFRIFVNADHRPRTLTLPPGDALTDHDVLVDATRAGTTPLSDPAGFVLDAGRITLDPLTVVIFRE
- a CDS encoding tetratricopeptide repeat protein, producing MRRNLLPALFLFANLMSVGLAAPAQTASPDALKARALAPQTTSVAAINEGAKLLSAGRSLEAEEALQKAVAANPASAEGFYNLGLALAFNGKHGDALEAYKKALSLRADFPEASLGLGTTLLTLGQPQPALEAFEAVLARTPDSPVGQAALFNKGTALGHLKRYTEAELALSEALAANPDDPSPAFQIGRLKMEQQKWKDALGWLETTAAAFPLEANLLSGKAHIQLKDGAAAEKSLKLAADSLAAAAIADDARARLSGEIARLRQEAAQLAPK